The following are from one region of the Paenibacillus sp. JZ16 genome:
- a CDS encoding permease, which yields MRKWLSKSGLNLVFVVIVLSIIYVALFPDVISNLSFPVPDMDKIQTFKTMLISIVLEALPYILIGVFVSSLMQLFLSEQWIARFCPKNPVLGIIFACTLGILFPVCECGMIPIVRRLMVMGMPLYIGIVFILVGPIVNPVVYASTYQAFRLQPEIVYSRMGLALVVGLIIGLVVYKFVSGNPLKNAQTASLSNANEASHGQSQNKFLSMMDHAAHEFFDMGKYLIIGSIITAAIQSFIPRELLIQLGQGELSSHLFMMVFAFILSICSTSDAFVASSFLQTFSASSIISFLVFGPMVDFKSTLMLLSVFNKRFVIFLIVLTSVTVFILSIALGQMMF from the coding sequence TTGCGTAAGTGGCTTTCAAAGTCCGGACTCAATCTGGTATTTGTCGTAATCGTTCTAAGTATCATCTATGTTGCATTATTTCCAGACGTCATCTCAAACTTAAGTTTTCCAGTCCCCGATATGGACAAAATCCAGACATTTAAAACGATGCTGATCAGCATCGTATTGGAGGCATTGCCATATATCCTGATCGGTGTATTTGTTTCGTCACTCATGCAGCTGTTCCTGTCAGAACAATGGATCGCTCGGTTCTGCCCGAAAAATCCGGTCCTCGGCATTATATTCGCCTGTACACTCGGCATTCTTTTCCCGGTCTGTGAATGCGGCATGATCCCTATTGTGCGTAGACTCATGGTGATGGGGATGCCGCTTTATATCGGGATTGTTTTTATACTGGTTGGACCGATCGTTAACCCTGTTGTTTATGCCTCAACGTACCAAGCCTTTCGTTTACAGCCAGAGATCGTCTATTCCCGAATGGGCCTGGCTTTGGTCGTTGGTTTGATCATCGGGCTTGTCGTCTATAAATTTGTATCGGGCAATCCATTGAAAAATGCTCAAACCGCCAGTCTCTCCAATGCAAATGAGGCTTCACACGGACAGTCCCAGAACAAATTCCTCTCCATGATGGATCATGCCGCTCACGAGTTTTTTGACATGGGGAAATATCTGATTATCGGCTCCATTATAACGGCAGCTATTCAGTCATTTATCCCCAGAGAACTTCTCATTCAACTTGGACAAGGTGAGTTAAGCTCCCATCTGTTCATGATGGTATTTGCCTTTATATTGTCGATTTGCTCTACTTCGGATGCTTTTGTAGCTTCTTCATTCCTGCAGACATTCTCCGCATCCTCTATCATCAGCTTCCTTGTTTTTGGGCCTATGGTAGATTTCAAGAGTACATTGATGCTGCTGTCTGTCTTCAACAAACGCTTTGTCATATTTCTGATCGTTCTTACAAGCGTTACCGTATTTATTCTCTCGATTGCGCTTGGACAAATGATGTTCTGA
- a CDS encoding TIGR03943 family putative permease subunit: MKHQRNEAVHYWIRAIILLSFLCFIVYLVKTGTLMYYIAPRMKIFIQLAAVGLFLLSVSQSYLAMQTARKRSVMCECQCNPPKSLKWNVGIYSLFIFPLLLGVLLPNTIMASNVASIKGMNLTPARLDAELQKDVPSDEPEGMDSFDAEQEIPMEPEPFPEYEHLEDFAEFGKKINELPYITVNDTGFMEYLTTFSLYADALTGKKVELTGFVYREPDMAANQFILSRLAVQCCSADATPYGIIVEDDAAATLQKDTWVQITGTIGKTNYNNLDVVKVDGKYIQRIDAPETPYVYPYVDNFNNLLD; the protein is encoded by the coding sequence GTGAAACATCAGCGAAATGAAGCCGTCCATTATTGGATACGGGCGATCATCCTGCTCAGTTTTTTATGTTTTATTGTCTATCTCGTCAAGACGGGGACGTTAATGTATTATATTGCACCCAGAATGAAAATCTTTATCCAGTTAGCTGCAGTCGGGCTTTTTCTTCTCAGTGTTAGTCAATCATACCTGGCCATGCAAACTGCCCGAAAACGCAGTGTCATGTGTGAGTGCCAATGCAATCCGCCGAAATCCCTTAAATGGAATGTTGGGATTTATTCATTGTTCATCTTTCCGTTGCTGCTGGGAGTTCTCCTTCCCAATACCATCATGGCTAGTAATGTCGCTTCGATAAAAGGGATGAATTTAACCCCCGCTCGACTGGATGCGGAGTTGCAAAAAGACGTTCCGTCAGATGAACCCGAAGGAATGGATTCGTTCGATGCTGAACAAGAAATTCCGATGGAACCTGAACCGTTTCCCGAATATGAGCATTTAGAGGACTTTGCGGAGTTTGGCAAGAAAATCAACGAGCTTCCTTATATCACCGTAAATGACACTGGTTTTATGGAATACCTGACAACTTTCAGTCTATACGCTGACGCTCTTACTGGAAAGAAAGTTGAGCTAACAGGGTTTGTCTATCGGGAACCCGATATGGCCGCTAATCAGTTTATCCTCTCCAGGTTGGCCGTCCAATGTTGTTCTGCTGACGCCACTCCCTACGGTATCATCGTTGAAGATGATGCTGCTGCCACTTTGCAGAAAGACACATGGGTTCAAATAACGGGAACAATCGGAAAAACAAACTACAATAATCTTGACGTCGTGAAAGTGGATGGAAAATATATTCAACGGATCGATGCTCCGGAGACTCCTTATGTCTACCCTTACGTTGACAATTTTAACAACCTACTGGATTAG
- a CDS encoding ABC transporter ATP-binding protein, producing MNVLEVSEVSKTYQLESRSPWSNGKRFCAVNRASLTIKEEECVGLVGESGCGKSTLSRLILALDQPDSGEIFFMSKKWNKMSQKQRFPYRRYMQAVFQNSLSSMNPRLKAGDIVVEPLLNFVKMDRKEAKAHARMLLDKVGLDPVSIDHYPHQFSGGQQQRLAIARAISVNPKLIVLDEAISSLDVITQSAILSLLNELKNSFGISYLFITHDIKAACFFCDRLLVMQEGTIVDEADAKKIEQFSHPAALKLLNSMLVMHPEDRV from the coding sequence ATGAATGTTTTAGAAGTAAGTGAAGTTTCTAAAACGTATCAGCTGGAATCTAGAAGCCCTTGGAGCAATGGAAAACGATTCTGTGCGGTTAACCGAGCTTCGCTCACGATTAAAGAGGAGGAATGTGTCGGTCTGGTGGGTGAGTCCGGATGCGGTAAAAGCACTTTAAGCAGATTAATTCTGGCACTGGACCAGCCGGACTCCGGCGAAATATTCTTCATGAGTAAAAAATGGAACAAAATGAGTCAAAAGCAGCGGTTTCCATATCGTAGATACATGCAAGCCGTTTTTCAGAACAGCTTGTCATCCATGAATCCGAGGTTAAAGGCGGGAGACATTGTAGTCGAACCCTTACTTAACTTTGTCAAAATGGATAGAAAAGAAGCAAAGGCGCATGCTCGCATGTTGCTGGATAAAGTAGGTCTTGATCCTGTGTCTATTGATCATTATCCCCATCAATTTAGTGGTGGACAGCAACAGCGTCTGGCGATCGCACGTGCGATCTCAGTAAACCCAAAATTAATCGTACTGGATGAAGCCATCAGTAGCCTGGATGTTATTACGCAATCCGCGATTTTGTCTTTGTTGAATGAATTGAAAAATAGTTTCGGTATCTCTTATCTGTTTATAACTCATGATATTAAGGCCGCGTGTTTTTTCTGCGACCGTTTGCTGGTTATGCAGGAAGGTACAATTGTTGACGAGGCAGACGCCAAAAAAATCGAACAGTTTTCACACCCCGCTGCTTTAAAATTGCTTAATTCAATGTTGGTGATGCATCCAGAGGACAGGGTCTGA
- a CDS encoding ABC transporter ATP-binding protein, which yields MIQNGLSRETASSIKIEQLSVEMKKGNHKRVVDHVNLSISADSVLGIVGESGSGKTTLCMALMGLLPEEFRITKGHIWFKEADIVALSAREHRRLRGTTFSMIMQNPRVAFNPLRTIGAHMIETFRTHMKLNKREASQLAEEYLIKVGLPRPMQILKLYPFQLSGGMLQRVMIGITMAMKPELIIADEPTTGLDASNRKLILNELTVLRQETGAAIVIVTHDLDVIAEMADSVAVMQKGEVVELAPCKQLFDSPKHEYTRRLLHARIDFRPSLDC from the coding sequence ATGATACAAAACGGTTTATCAAGAGAAACAGCTTCATCCATTAAAATCGAGCAATTATCCGTCGAAATGAAGAAGGGAAATCACAAACGGGTTGTCGATCACGTCAATCTATCAATTTCCGCGGACAGCGTACTTGGTATTGTGGGGGAGAGCGGCAGCGGTAAAACCACATTATGCATGGCGCTTATGGGACTTTTGCCCGAAGAATTTCGGATTACGAAAGGTCATATCTGGTTCAAGGAAGCGGATATTGTTGCGCTCTCAGCTAGAGAACACCGAAGGCTTCGAGGAACAACATTCTCCATGATCATGCAGAATCCAAGGGTTGCGTTTAATCCGCTACGAACCATAGGTGCACACATGATCGAAACGTTTAGGACTCATATGAAATTGAATAAACGAGAGGCCTCCCAATTAGCGGAAGAGTATCTGATTAAGGTCGGCCTGCCTCGTCCTATGCAGATTCTGAAGCTGTATCCGTTCCAGTTGAGCGGGGGCATGCTGCAGCGAGTGATGATCGGAATAACGATGGCTATGAAACCGGAATTGATCATTGCCGATGAGCCGACAACCGGTTTGGATGCAAGCAATCGCAAGCTTATTTTGAATGAGTTGACAGTCTTAAGGCAAGAGACGGGGGCGGCCATTGTAATCGTTACGCATGATCTTGACGTAATTGCTGAAATGGCTGATTCGGTGGCAGTTATGCAGAAAGGAGAAGTTGTTGAATTGGCACCTTGCAAACAGCTGTTTGATTCGCCTAAGCATGAATACACCCGACGTTTATTGCATGCCAGAATAGACTTTAGGCCTTCGCTGGATTGTTAA
- a CDS encoding ABC transporter permease, with amino-acid sequence MISITSGTRISLRIRLGLAGAGFLFLIFMGVAGALAPWIVPHDPYLVDLSIQFSPPSWTYPLGTDHLGRCILSRLLIAIRYSLGGALIVVTCSVVSGTVMGAFFSLKGGWLDRAFIRCCDILLAFPTLVLAFALVGVLGSGFSNLLIAMIFSQWIYYARFVRGIVLSLRESDFVQAAIVSGSNYLQILLKHILPNIVIPVSVLALLETGGVILDMTGLTFLGLGIQAPQAEWGMMINEGKDYVWRHALLMMYPGLAILLSVIAFNLIGDRLRTLYDPKEKL; translated from the coding sequence ATGATTTCGATTACATCGGGAACTCGCATTTCTCTAAGGATCCGCCTGGGACTTGCTGGTGCAGGATTTTTATTCTTGATTTTCATGGGGGTTGCCGGAGCATTGGCTCCTTGGATTGTTCCCCATGATCCTTATCTGGTTGATTTATCAATCCAGTTTAGCCCGCCCTCTTGGACATACCCTTTGGGGACAGACCACTTGGGCCGATGCATTCTTTCCAGGCTTCTTATTGCGATACGTTATTCTTTGGGTGGAGCACTCATTGTTGTAACATGCAGTGTTGTTTCAGGAACGGTGATGGGTGCTTTTTTCTCTTTAAAAGGAGGGTGGCTGGATCGTGCCTTCATAAGGTGTTGCGATATTTTGCTTGCCTTCCCGACACTAGTGTTAGCATTTGCACTTGTAGGCGTGTTGGGTTCCGGGTTCTCAAATTTGCTGATAGCCATGATTTTTTCACAGTGGATTTACTATGCACGATTCGTTCGGGGGATTGTTCTGTCGTTGAGAGAGAGCGATTTCGTCCAAGCAGCCATCGTGTCTGGTTCCAATTATCTGCAAATACTATTGAAACATATCCTTCCGAATATCGTTATTCCTGTATCAGTGCTGGCGCTGCTGGAGACGGGAGGCGTCATCCTCGACATGACGGGACTAACGTTTCTGGGGCTGGGAATACAAGCACCACAAGCGGAATGGGGCATGATGATCAATGAAGGGAAAGACTATGTGTGGCGCCATGCTTTGCTTATGATGTATCCCGGATTAGCGATTTTGCTTTCTGTTATTGCCTTTAATCTAATCGGGGACAGACTTCGGACGTTGTACGATCCCAAGGAGAAATTATGA
- the nikB gene encoding nickel ABC transporter permease encodes MRRFVWRRLSALPLILIGVSVLTFLLVRLVPVEPAEVILRQSNLNATEEAIAEVRSQLGLDQPLYIQYWMWISNIVKLDFGVSYVSKLPISSEIAEKFPATIQLALSAMLLTVMISLPLGLLSSLFPNRWIDRATAIFIYVGTAIPRFWLGFILIYFFSLKLDWLPFQGKGGLMHLLLPSITLALAQTAVFTRLLRSQLLDQMREIYVLYAKVRGLKEGFILIHHVLRNAFSPLLAVMGISLGNMLGGTVIVEQMFSWPGMGRYLIESISNRDYPVIQCYVLLMAVVYVFINLLVDLLQRWIDPRLEQSEESGIDR; translated from the coding sequence ATGCGGAGATTTGTTTGGAGACGACTATCTGCACTCCCTTTAATTCTCATAGGGGTATCTGTGCTAACTTTTCTGCTTGTCCGACTTGTACCGGTAGAGCCTGCTGAGGTCATCCTTCGACAATCTAACCTGAATGCAACTGAAGAAGCGATTGCCGAGGTGCGTTCCCAGCTTGGATTGGATCAACCTTTATATATCCAGTACTGGATGTGGATCTCTAATATAGTGAAACTGGATTTTGGAGTATCTTATGTAAGTAAACTCCCGATCTCTTCAGAAATCGCAGAGAAATTTCCAGCTACGATACAATTGGCGTTGTCGGCCATGCTACTTACGGTGATGATCAGTTTACCACTCGGCCTTCTATCATCATTGTTTCCCAATCGTTGGATCGATCGAGCTACCGCCATATTTATCTATGTCGGGACTGCCATCCCGCGGTTTTGGTTAGGCTTCATCCTCATATACTTTTTTTCGCTCAAGCTGGACTGGCTGCCTTTCCAGGGAAAAGGTGGTTTAATGCATTTACTTCTTCCATCCATTACGCTCGCGCTTGCCCAAACTGCAGTGTTCACCCGTTTGTTACGCAGTCAGCTACTCGATCAAATGCGAGAGATTTACGTGCTATACGCAAAAGTACGTGGGCTGAAGGAAGGCTTCATTCTTATTCATCATGTGTTACGTAATGCGTTTTCACCTTTGCTTGCAGTAATGGGAATTAGCCTGGGGAATATGCTAGGGGGAACGGTTATCGTAGAGCAAATGTTTAGCTGGCCAGGCATGGGCCGATACTTGATTGAATCCATTTCTAATCGTGACTATCCGGTGATCCAGTGTTATGTTTTGCTTATGGCTGTTGTCTATGTCTTTATAAATTTATTGGTCGATTTACTACAACGATGGATTGATCCAAGATTGGAACAAAGCGAGGAGAGTGGGATTGACAGATGA
- the nikA gene encoding nickel ABC transporter substrate-binding protein, which produces MKNHGLGVKKKLVLFLAVIFLAGCSSTGTQSVSQGATSSDKALTLAWPNDIGPLNPHLYAPSEMFAQSMIYDSLVTYGEDGKIKPSLAESWDISEDGLTYTFHLRPGVKFSDGTSLTADNIIRNFDAIMANKSRHSWIGIMKHIDHVEKVDDLSVRLLLKDYYYPVLQDLSFVRPFRFLGEAGFPADGKTSETIVKPVGTGPWALKEYKKDEYAVFKRNEHYWGQQPKLEQITVKIIPDQESIVLAFEKGDIDLIYGRGVISRDSFLHLKESGKYGVSLSDGLTTRAIILNTLKGATSELPVRQAIQYAIDKASMIESVTKGTELNAETALGRNIPYANLDLKPIEYDPAKAGNLLDEAGWIIDPSSGVRMKDGKPLVLKFVYISTEAVQKQMAEVIQGDLAKVGIKVEIQGVEVMLGLQMLKNGEANMNFWSSYGAPNDPHNFVTVIANPTADGIFEAFSNLPQKQEIDQEINKVLISKDEEERRSMYADILFQIHEEAVFYPISYEANIALYQKKWIGVEPTASKYKFPFESIDLRP; this is translated from the coding sequence ATGAAAAACCATGGGTTAGGAGTCAAGAAAAAACTGGTGTTGTTCCTCGCTGTCATATTCTTGGCGGGCTGTTCCAGCACTGGAACCCAATCTGTAAGTCAGGGAGCCACATCGTCTGACAAAGCGCTTACTTTGGCATGGCCTAATGATATTGGTCCGCTCAATCCGCATTTATATGCACCAAGCGAGATGTTTGCTCAGTCCATGATCTATGATTCGCTAGTTACTTATGGTGAAGATGGAAAAATCAAACCCAGTCTAGCAGAGAGCTGGGACATTTCCGAAGATGGACTGACTTACACCTTCCATCTTCGCCCAGGGGTCAAGTTTTCCGATGGCACAAGTCTGACAGCCGATAATATCATTCGTAATTTTGATGCCATAATGGCAAATAAAAGTCGGCACAGTTGGATCGGTATCATGAAGCATATCGATCACGTTGAAAAAGTAGATGATCTTTCCGTACGTCTGCTCTTGAAGGATTATTATTATCCTGTTCTTCAGGATCTGTCCTTTGTTCGGCCGTTTCGTTTCCTGGGAGAGGCTGGTTTCCCCGCTGACGGGAAAACATCCGAAACCATTGTTAAGCCGGTAGGAACAGGGCCATGGGCGTTAAAAGAGTACAAAAAAGATGAATATGCGGTTTTCAAGCGCAATGAACATTATTGGGGACAACAACCTAAGCTGGAGCAAATAACGGTCAAAATTATTCCGGATCAGGAATCCATTGTGCTGGCTTTCGAAAAAGGGGATATCGATTTGATATACGGACGAGGCGTCATCAGCAGAGACAGCTTCCTTCACTTGAAAGAATCCGGCAAGTACGGCGTCTCTCTTTCGGATGGCCTGACGACCCGTGCGATTATTTTAAACACGCTGAAAGGGGCAACTTCGGAACTGCCAGTTCGCCAGGCCATTCAATACGCAATTGACAAGGCTTCGATGATTGAAAGCGTGACGAAGGGAACGGAGCTTAACGCTGAAACAGCTCTCGGGAGAAATATTCCGTATGCTAACCTGGATCTGAAGCCGATTGAGTACGATCCGGCTAAAGCGGGCAATTTATTGGATGAAGCTGGATGGATAATTGATCCATCATCGGGAGTGAGAATGAAAGACGGGAAGCCATTGGTATTGAAGTTTGTTTATATTAGCACGGAAGCGGTTCAGAAGCAGATGGCTGAAGTAATCCAAGGAGATTTGGCTAAGGTAGGAATTAAGGTGGAGATTCAAGGCGTTGAAGTCATGCTTGGCTTACAAATGCTTAAAAACGGAGAAGCCAATATGAATTTTTGGTCCAGCTACGGAGCCCCTAACGATCCACATAATTTTGTTACTGTAATCGCGAATCCAACGGCTGACGGAATTTTTGAAGCTTTCTCAAACCTGCCTCAGAAACAGGAAATAGACCAAGAGATTAATAAGGTTCTTATAAGCAAAGATGAAGAAGAACGAAGAAGTATGTATGCTGATATTTTATTCCAGATTCATGAGGAAGCAGTATTTTATCCTATTTCGTATGAGGCCAATATTGCACTTTACCAAAAGAAATGGATCGGAGTTGAACCAACCGCTTCAAAGTACAAGTTTCCTTTTGAATCCATTGATCTGCGGCCATAG
- a CDS encoding class I SAM-dependent methyltransferase, whose product MNKEQLYNKWWNAPTESEQLMEESHRTFWNKIIDKILEKEKINDFSVLDFGCNQGGFLRYLYSQYPFREGVGTDLGKESIQVANERKGDLPLQYEATASPEQWGHRFDLAVSTAVIYLISDLQEHAYKIKAALKPGGVYYASYSDYSKNPSLPYMRKKIDSNSMLPMNLHALDDIASAFFSEGFEVGITRLTPDMYVQLSNKERFFRNVRDRIQYEYEEAYLFRFVAPI is encoded by the coding sequence TTGAATAAGGAACAGTTGTATAACAAATGGTGGAATGCGCCAACCGAGAGCGAACAACTGATGGAAGAAAGTCATCGAACCTTCTGGAATAAGATAATCGATAAAATTCTTGAGAAGGAAAAGATCAACGATTTTTCGGTGTTGGATTTCGGGTGTAATCAAGGAGGATTTCTCAGGTATCTTTATTCACAGTATCCTTTCAGGGAAGGAGTGGGTACAGATCTAGGAAAGGAATCAATTCAGGTTGCTAATGAACGCAAAGGGGATTTACCCCTTCAATATGAAGCTACGGCATCCCCTGAGCAGTGGGGTCATCGCTTTGATCTTGCCGTCAGCACAGCTGTAATTTACTTAATATCCGACCTTCAGGAGCATGCATATAAAATCAAAGCTGCTTTAAAGCCCGGGGGAGTCTACTATGCCAGCTATAGTGATTACAGCAAGAATCCAAGCCTCCCTTATATGCGCAAGAAAATTGACAGTAACAGTATGCTACCTATGAATCTTCATGCACTGGATGATATTGCTTCAGCCTTCTTTTCAGAAGGTTTTGAAGTAGGTATTACACGGCTGACTCCCGACATGTATGTTCAGCTTTCCAACAAGGAACGTTTTTTCAGAAACGTCCGGGACCGAATTCAATATGAATACGAAGAGGCCTATTTATTTCGCTTTGTAGCACCAATCTAG
- the folE2 gene encoding GTP cyclohydrolase FolE2, giving the protein MNKKGDSLLLPSKHERLQLFGTVDPVKGKKPVVKEEMQDIQNSRNDFLFELEQVGIDNLKYPIEVVSSITPQRFSSIGNFRLSTSLERENKGINMSRLIEQLQNSRELGLSDKIPDLIELTKRLSKKMDQRKAELKVSYPWFYERQAPVSGLMGLSHSQASVTVKWEAGNVAVLKAQLEIQITTLCPCSKEISEYSAHNQRGLLRIEVEGYDGESLPEQWKEELLEAAESNASSCLHPILKRPDEKHVTEHAYENPRFVEDIVRLVAADLYEKDWVRNFSIDCRNEESIHQHDAVARIVFDKLKQIKVYPDTENV; this is encoded by the coding sequence ATGAATAAAAAAGGAGATTCTCTTTTACTTCCATCGAAACATGAACGACTTCAATTATTTGGTACAGTGGATCCGGTCAAAGGAAAGAAACCCGTGGTCAAGGAAGAAATGCAGGATATACAGAATAGCAGAAACGATTTTTTGTTTGAATTGGAGCAGGTTGGAATCGATAATTTGAAATATCCTATTGAAGTTGTGTCTTCCATAACTCCTCAAAGATTTTCGAGTATTGGAAATTTTCGACTCTCGACATCTCTCGAAAGGGAGAATAAAGGAATTAATATGAGCCGGCTCATTGAACAACTTCAGAACAGTAGAGAATTGGGACTCAGTGACAAAATTCCTGATCTCATTGAGTTGACGAAACGTCTTTCGAAGAAAATGGACCAAAGGAAAGCTGAATTGAAAGTATCATATCCATGGTTCTATGAACGTCAGGCACCAGTAAGTGGGTTAATGGGTTTAAGCCATTCCCAAGCATCCGTTACTGTGAAATGGGAGGCTGGCAATGTAGCTGTTCTAAAAGCCCAATTGGAGATACAAATTACGACATTATGTCCTTGCTCAAAAGAAATTAGCGAGTATAGTGCCCATAACCAACGTGGTTTATTACGCATTGAGGTGGAGGGCTACGATGGTGAGTCACTTCCCGAACAGTGGAAAGAAGAGCTTTTGGAAGCAGCAGAGAGCAATGCAAGTAGTTGCCTACACCCGATTTTAAAGCGCCCAGATGAGAAACATGTTACAGAGCATGCATATGAAAATCCGCGTTTTGTGGAAGATATTGTTCGGCTTGTAGCGGCGGATCTTTATGAAAAGGACTGGGTTCGTAATTTTAGTATCGATTGCCGTAATGAGGAATCCATTCATCAACACGATGCAGTAGCGCGTATTGTGTTTGACAAACTCAAGCAAATTAAAGTTTACCCTGACACTGAAAACGTATGA
- a CDS encoding CobW family GTP-binding protein: MKKVPVVVLSGFLGSGKTTLLSKLLNFYEKKGVRPAIIMNEVGDVNLDGQLVNEDVPLREMLSGCICCTISGDLGMEIQKLVHESSPDLIIIEATGVANPIDIFEAVTEAALLIPIDIYAMITVLDAGHFQHWYRKGSGKTYHLMRDQIRCASVLLLNKSDLIHISDLKELRKIIESINSNALLYDTVHCQIDYSVLDTIFLEDTFPISLEESYQENTHQQSVCNHSHHDQHSQNAAHVHHHSYDHVMVYTHYFQNYIDRSGFEQIIRELPESVYRAKGIFTEAGTGQRMLFQFAYRQLELIPINPQGKVQDVAVFIGEQFPKNELKGLLEQCVTCSAK, translated from the coding sequence GTGAAAAAGGTTCCTGTTGTTGTTTTGTCTGGTTTTCTGGGGAGCGGTAAAACGACATTACTATCTAAATTGCTAAATTTTTATGAGAAAAAAGGAGTGCGTCCTGCCATCATCATGAATGAAGTTGGCGATGTCAACCTGGATGGTCAGCTTGTAAATGAGGATGTTCCGTTGCGAGAAATGTTAAGTGGTTGTATCTGCTGCACAATAAGTGGTGATTTGGGAATGGAAATCCAAAAACTGGTGCATGAATCGTCGCCAGATCTAATCATCATTGAAGCTACTGGTGTAGCGAACCCGATCGATATCTTTGAGGCGGTAACAGAGGCAGCACTATTGATTCCAATTGATATCTACGCGATGATTACAGTGCTAGATGCCGGACATTTTCAACATTGGTATCGGAAAGGGTCTGGAAAGACCTATCATCTCATGAGAGATCAAATCCGATGTGCATCCGTTTTACTGCTCAACAAATCGGATCTTATTCATATTTCAGACTTGAAAGAGCTGAGAAAGATTATTGAATCAATAAATTCTAATGCATTACTATATGATACCGTTCATTGTCAAATCGATTATTCCGTGTTGGATACAATTTTTCTAGAAGATACTTTTCCTATTTCTCTTGAGGAATCATATCAAGAGAATACACATCAGCAATCTGTATGTAACCATAGTCACCATGATCAGCATTCTCAAAATGCCGCTCATGTGCATCATCATTCTTACGATCACGTTATGGTTTATACGCATTACTTTCAAAATTACATAGACAGGAGTGGTTTTGAACAAATCATAAGAGAACTTCCAGAGAGCGTTTACCGTGCAAAAGGCATTTTTACGGAGGCAGGTACCGGACAGCGTATGTTGTTTCAATTCGCATACAGGCAGTTAGAACTTATTCCGATTAATCCGCAAGGAAAGGTTCAAGATGTAGCTGTATTTATAGGAGAGCAGTTTCCTAAGAATGAGCTAAAAGGGCTGTTGGAACAGTGTGTAACCTGCAGTGCCAAATAA
- a CDS encoding (2Fe-2S) ferredoxin domain-containing protein produces MTTWNLNETRCHLLICNGGSCMKLNAEEVTEAIRDEITTLGADNFIHTTRTRCNGRCADACVVIAYPEGTWYKSITPDLGRELVRRHLSGDCLEELKVYSFDGKFIASGLSVKGKDKAPAADN; encoded by the coding sequence ATGACGACTTGGAATTTAAATGAGACTCGCTGTCATTTACTTATATGTAATGGCGGTAGTTGCATGAAGCTGAATGCCGAAGAAGTGACGGAAGCAATCCGGGATGAAATTACTACGCTAGGAGCTGACAATTTCATTCATACTACACGTACTCGGTGTAATGGTCGATGTGCGGACGCTTGTGTCGTAATTGCTTACCCAGAAGGAACATGGTATAAATCTATAACCCCTGACCTTGGCAGAGAGCTTGTGCGAAGACATCTTTCAGGAGATTGTTTGGAGGAGCTCAAGGTATATTCGTTTGACGGCAAATTCATTGCGTCTGGTCTTTCCGTTAAAGGTAAAGATAAAGCTCCAGCGGCTGATAATTGA